In Eubalaena glacialis isolate mEubGla1 chromosome 2, mEubGla1.1.hap2.+ XY, whole genome shotgun sequence, a single genomic region encodes these proteins:
- the LOC133084497 gene encoding interferon alpha-inducible protein 27-like protein 2: protein MSAKAIESGGGDATDPFQLESPSYEEDEPSQLSDQASDGSPGKPPQGPPQGPDGSGSDPRDPPKDGGSNFSHKAGMACAAVIGGALAVGAVPVVLGAMGFTGAGIAASSLAAKMMSAAAIANGGGVAAGSLVATLQSVGAAGLSMSSNIILGSAGSALGAWFWGSNEKATSPPPPGSSTEAEGGSRAGDDSPGPQDVSPPNDKSSAS from the exons ATGTCAGCTAAAGCCATAGAGAGTGGGGGAGGAGATGCCACTGACCCCTTCCAGCTGGAATCTCCCTCTTATG aggagGATGAACCTTCCCAGTTATCCGACCAGGCCTCTGATGGTTCTCCTGGGAAGCCACCACAGGGGCCACCCCAGGGGCCAGATGGATCTGGCTCTGACCCCAGAGACCCACCCAAGGATGGAGGCAGCAATTTCTCCCATAAAGCAG GAATGGCCTGTGCAGCCGTGATTGGAGGAG CCCTGGCCGTGGGGGCTGTGCCCGTGGTGCTGGGCGCCATGGGCTTCACCGGGGCAGGAATCGCCGCCTCCTCCTTAGCGGCCAAGATGATGTCAGCGGCCGCCATCGCCAATGGGGGCGGAGTTGCCGCCGGCAGCCTCGTGGCCACTCTCCAGTCCGTGG gGGCAGCCGGACTTTCCATGTCATCCAACATCatcctgggctcagctgggtcaGCTTTGGGGGCCTGGTTTTGGGGTAGCAACGAGAAAGCCACTTCCCCTCCTCCACCAGGATCCAGTACTGAAGCAGAGGGGGGCTCCCGTGCTGGAGATGACTCTCCAGGGCCTCAGGATGTCAGTCCCCCAAATGACAAGTCCTCTGCCTCCTAA